From a single Pseudophryne corroboree isolate aPseCor3 chromosome 6, aPseCor3.hap2, whole genome shotgun sequence genomic region:
- the LOC134936524 gene encoding histone H2B 1.1-like, giving the protein MPDPVKSAPAPKKGSKKAVTKTQKKDGKKRRKSRKESYAIYVYKVLKQVHPDTGISSKAMGIMNSFVNDIFERIAGEASRLAHYNKRSTITSREIQTAVRLLLPGELAKHAVSEGTKAVTKYTSAK; this is encoded by the coding sequence ATGCCTGATCCAGTAAAGTCTGCTCCAGCGCCCAAGAAAGGCTCAAAGAAAGCCGTAACCAAGACCCAGAAGAAGGATGGGAAGAAGCGTAGAaagagcaggaaggagagttacgccatttacgtctacaaggtgctgaagcaggtgcaccctgacaccggcatctcctccaaggctatgggcatcatgaactcctttgtcaatgacatctttgagcgcattgcgggggaagcttcccgcctggctcactacaacaagcgctccaccatcacctcccgggagatccagaccgccgtacgcctgctgctgccgggagagttggccaagcacgccgtgtccgagggca
- the LOC134936523 gene encoding histone H2A type 1-like, which translates to MSGRGKQGGKTRAKAKTRSSRAGLQFPVGRVHRLLRKGNYAERVGAGAPVYLAAVLEYLTAEILELAGNAARDNKKTRIIPRHLQLAVRNDEELNKLLGGVTIAQGGVLPNIQAVLLPKKTESHKPAKSK; encoded by the coding sequence ATGTCCGGCAGAGGCAAACAAGGCGGCAAGACCCGGGCTAAGGCCAAGACTCGCTCATCCAGGGCCGGTCTCCAGTTCCCAGTCGGTCGCGTTCACCGTCTGCTGAGGAAAGGAAACTATGCTGAGCGAGTGGGAGCCGGTGCCCCGGTCTATCTGGCCGCGGTGCTGGAGTACCTGACGGCTGAGATCCTGGAGCTCGCCGGAAACGCCGCCCGCGACAACAAGAAGACCCGCATCatcccccgccacctgcagctggctgtgcgcaacgacgaagagctcaacaagctgctcggtggggtgaccatcgcccagggaggcgttctgcccaacatccaggccgtgctgctgcccaagaagaccGAGAGCCACAAACCGGCCAAGAGCAAGTAA
- the LOC134936521 gene encoding histone H3 encodes MARTKQTARKSTGGKAPRKQLATKAARKSAPATGGVKKPHRYRPGTVALREIRRYQKSTELLIRKLPFQRLVREIAQDFKTDLRFQSSAVMALQEASEAYLVGLFEDTNLCAIHAKRVTIMPKDIQLARRIRGERA; translated from the coding sequence ATGGCCAGGACCAAGCAAACAGCGCGTAAGTCCACTGGCGGCAAAGCTCCCCGCAAGCAGCTAGCGACCAAAGCCGCCCGGAAGAGCGCCCCAGCTACCGGCGGTGTAAAGAAGCCTCACCGTTACCGACCCGGGACCGTTGCTCTTCGGGAGATCCGCCGCTACCAGAAGTCCACTGAGCTGCTGatccgcaagctgcccttccagcgtctggtgcgtgagatcgcccaggacttcaagactgacctgcgcttccagagctccgccgtcatggccctgcaagaggccagcgaggcttatctggtggggctcttcgaggacaccaacctgtgcgccatccacgccaagagggtgaccatcatgcccaaagacatccagctggcccgcaggatccgaggggagagggcatag